A genome region from Bacillaceae bacterium IKA-2 includes the following:
- the rsmB gene encoding 16S rRNA (cytosine(967)-C(5))-methyltransferase RsmB has protein sequence MVKKHVREVALDILLQIEKNQAYSNLLLNQSIKREQLSDKDVGLLTEIVYGTIQRKNTLDYYLSQFVKGGLKKLDPWVQVLLQLSLYQIIYLDRVPQRAIVHEAVELAKKKGHKGISAMVNGTLRSFIREGTPTLEKVKDPIEKMSLQLSHPVWLVERWIEQFGIEKTKAICEVNSIPPSVTARINKIIATDVNSVIEKLAQEEVIAESGDLSPDAIKITKGSLPNTKLYKEGWLTIQDESSMLVARALDPKPGNKVLDSCAAPGGKTTHIAERMNNEGEVYALDLHEHKVSLIEEQARRLKLTIIKTKATDSRLAGETFAGESFDCILVDAPCTGLGVIRRKPDIKWQKKVEDIDSITTIQKAILKAVAPLLKKGGRLVYSTCSIDAAENDLVVKNFLEENSDFQLDISLKERLPKKLQDFCNQGTVQLLPSDFQTDGFYIASLTKIKY, from the coding sequence ATGGTAAAAAAACATGTGCGCGAAGTTGCGTTAGATATTTTATTGCAAATCGAAAAAAATCAAGCTTATTCAAACTTACTTTTAAACCAATCAATTAAAAGAGAACAGTTAAGCGACAAAGATGTAGGGCTGTTAACAGAAATTGTCTATGGAACAATTCAAAGAAAAAATACGCTTGATTATTATTTAAGTCAATTTGTTAAAGGTGGACTAAAGAAGCTTGATCCGTGGGTTCAGGTTTTGCTACAACTCTCATTATATCAAATCATTTATTTAGATCGAGTTCCCCAACGGGCAATTGTCCATGAGGCAGTTGAACTTGCTAAGAAAAAAGGCCATAAGGGAATTTCAGCGATGGTCAATGGAACGTTACGTTCGTTTATTAGGGAAGGTACTCCTACCCTTGAAAAAGTCAAAGATCCAATTGAAAAAATGTCGCTTCAGTTGAGTCACCCGGTATGGTTAGTAGAGCGGTGGATAGAGCAGTTTGGTATTGAAAAAACAAAAGCGATATGTGAAGTTAACTCGATTCCGCCAAGCGTTACTGCCAGGATTAATAAAATAATCGCCACAGACGTAAATTCAGTGATTGAGAAACTAGCTCAAGAAGAAGTAATTGCCGAAAGTGGAGATCTTTCACCAGACGCGATAAAAATTACTAAAGGTTCACTTCCCAATACAAAGCTGTATAAAGAAGGGTGGCTAACAATCCAAGACGAGAGTTCGATGCTAGTAGCAAGAGCCCTTGACCCTAAACCTGGCAATAAAGTTTTGGATAGTTGTGCTGCACCTGGAGGGAAAACGACCCATATTGCAGAAAGGATGAACAATGAAGGCGAGGTTTATGCACTAGATCTTCATGAGCATAAAGTTAGCCTTATTGAAGAACAAGCGAGAAGATTAAAATTAACAATTATCAAAACTAAAGCAACAGATAGTCGCCTGGCTGGGGAAACCTTTGCAGGAGAAAGCTTTGATTGTATTTTAGTAGATGCCCCTTGTACAGGTTTAGGAGTTATTCGTCGAAAACCAGATATAAAATGGCAAAAAAAGGTCGAAGATATAGATAGTATTACTACGATACAAAAAGCAATATTAAAAGCAGTGGCGCCACTATTGAAAAAAGGCGGCCGACTTGTTTACAGTACGTGCTCAATCGATGCTGCTGAAAATGATTTAGTTGTCAAAAATTTTCTTGAGGAAAACAGTGATTTTCAGTTAGATATAAGCTTAAAAGAACGGTTACCTAAAAAGCTTCAAGACTTTTGCAATCAGGGGACGGTTCAATTACTACCATCAGATTTTCAAACAGACGGCTTTTATATTGCTAGCTTGACTAAAATAAAGTATTGA
- the fmt gene encoding methionyl-tRNA formyltransferase, with protein sequence MRVVFMGTPDFSVPVLKRLIEEGYEIVGVVTQPDRPKGRKKQLTPPPVKVEAEKHGLMVVQPEKLKNPEDLKAVLALKADLIVTAAFGQILPKELLDTPKYGCINVHASILPEYRGGAPIHQAIIDGKNETGITVMYMVEKLDAGDILTQAKVDILEADHVGSLHNKLSVIGAELLAHTIPNLIAGKLIPIKQDEEKVTFAKNISREKEKIDWGKTGEAIYNQIRGLHPWPVAYTLLDNQPLKVWWVEKVAGNKEAEPGTIVTIEPDGFTVSTGNQTHIKITNLQPSGKKRISTEEFLRGAGGDLIVGTKLGE encoded by the coding sequence ATGCGTGTTGTATTTATGGGTACCCCTGATTTTTCTGTTCCTGTACTGAAGCGTTTAATAGAAGAAGGGTATGAAATCGTCGGAGTTGTGACTCAACCTGATCGACCGAAAGGAAGAAAAAAACAACTGACACCACCACCGGTAAAAGTAGAAGCCGAAAAACATGGTTTAATGGTTGTTCAACCTGAAAAATTAAAGAACCCAGAAGATCTAAAAGCAGTGTTAGCTTTAAAAGCTGATTTAATTGTAACTGCGGCTTTTGGACAAATTTTACCAAAGGAACTGCTTGACACTCCAAAGTATGGGTGTATAAATGTTCATGCTTCAATCTTGCCGGAATACCGCGGTGGCGCGCCAATTCATCAAGCAATCATCGATGGCAAAAATGAAACTGGTATAACAGTTATGTATATGGTTGAAAAGTTAGATGCTGGGGATATTTTAACACAAGCAAAGGTTGATATTTTAGAAGCAGATCACGTTGGTTCATTACATAATAAATTAAGTGTCATTGGTGCTGAACTATTAGCACATACAATTCCCAACCTTATTGCAGGAAAATTGATTCCAATTAAACAAGACGAAGAAAAAGTGACATTTGCTAAAAATATAAGTCGCGAAAAAGAGAAGATAGACTGGGGAAAAACTGGCGAAGCTATTTACAATCAAATTCGTGGTCTGCATCCTTGGCCAGTTGCTTATACTTTACTCGATAATCAGCCATTGAAAGTTTGGTGGGTCGAAAAAGTAGCTGGAAATAAAGAAGCAGAGCCGGGCACAATCGTTACGATCGAACCCGATGGATTTACTGTTAGCACAGGCAATCAAACTCACATCAAAATAACAAACTTGCAACCCTCAGGAAAAAAACGGATCAGTACAGAGGAGTTTTTAAGAGGTGCAGGAGGCGACTTAATAGTCGGGACTAAGTTAGGAGAATAA